The following proteins are co-located in the Symphalangus syndactylus isolate Jambi chromosome 21, NHGRI_mSymSyn1-v2.1_pri, whole genome shotgun sequence genome:
- the POLR2L gene encoding DNA-directed RNA polymerases I, II, and III subunit RPABC5: protein MIIPVRCFTCGKIVGNKWEAYLGLLQAEYTEGDALDALGLKRYCCRRMLLAHVDLIEKLLNYAPLEK, encoded by the exons ATGATCATACCTGTACGCTGCTTCACTTGTGGCAAGATCGTCGGCAACAAGTGGGAGGCCTACCTGGGGCTGCTGCAGGCCGAGTACACCGAGGG GGATGCGCTGGACGCCCTGGGCCTGAAGCGCTACTGCTGCCGCCGGATGCTGCTGGCTCACGTGGACCTGATCGAGAAGCTGCTCAATTATGCACCCCTGGAGAAGTGA
- the CD151 gene encoding CD151 antigen, whose amino-acid sequence MGEFNEKKTTCGTVCLKYLLFTYNCCFWLAGLAVMAVGIWTLALKSDYISLLASGTYLATAYILVVAGAVVMVTGVLGCCATFKERRNLLRLYFILLLLIFLLEIIAGILAYAYYQQLNTELKENLKDTMTKRYHQPGHEAVTSAVDQLQQEFHCCGSNNSQDWRDSEWIHSGEAGGRVVPDSCCKTVMAGCGQRDHASNIYKVEGGCITKLETFIQEHLRVIGAVGIGIACVQVFGMIFTCCLYRSLKLEHY is encoded by the exons ATGGGTGAGTTCAACGAGAAGAAGACAACATGTGGCACTGTTTGCCTCAAGTACCTGCTGTTTACCTACAACTGCTGCTTCTGG CTGGCCGGCCTGGCTGTCATGGCAGTGGGCATCTGGACGCTGGCCCTCAAGAGTGACTACATCAGCCTGCTGGCCTCGGGCACCTACCTGGCCACAGCCTACATCctggtggtggcgggcgctgtcGTCATGGTGACTGGGGTCTTGGGCTGCTGCGCCACGTTCAAGGAGCGTCGGAACCTGCTGCGCCTG TACTTCATCCTGCTCCTCCTCATCTTTCTACTGGAGATCATCGCTGGTATCCTCGCCTACGCCTACTACCAGCAG CTGAACACGGAGCTCAAGGAGAACTTGAAGGACACCATGACCAAGCGCTACCACCAGCCGGGCCATGAGGCTGTGACCAGCGCCGTGGACCAGCTGCAGCAGGAG TTCCACTGCTGTGGCAGCAACAATTCACAGGACTGGCGAGACAGTGAGTGGATCCACTCAGGGGAGGCTGGTGGCCGCGTGGTCCCCGACAGCTGCTGCAAGACGGTGATGGCTGGTTGTGGGCAGCGGGACCATGCCTCCAACATCTACAAGGTGGAG GGCGGCTGCATCACCAAGTTGGAGACCTTCATCCAGGAGCACCTGAGGGTCATTGGGGCTGTGGGGATCGGCATTGCCTGTGTGCAG GTCTTTGGCATGATCTTCACGTGCTGCCTGTACAGGAGTCTCAAGCTGGAGCACTACTGA
- the CRACR2B gene encoding EF-hand calcium-binding domain-containing protein 4A isoform X1, with protein MPAGMFVGVESAQGANPCRTPEETFESGGLDVRGTGGSLDEEEEEEEPYHTALEQLGVAPVLGEQRAVRTLWARLQRERPELLRSFEDVLIRASACLEEAARERDGLEQALRRRESEHEREVRALYEETEQLREQSRRPPSQVGLGPRPSRQAQSHLAGLPGSAFSELIPPRRPHLRGSRLHSAQGDPTGPHLSPPPGLLHPTPLRPGPLPAPGPPCTHFARPSGRRRLSGLPCVPELRPRGAEKPPGAGAAEPRAGPGTRGPAAAGVRTAAARPGCGAPGGAGPELPAVAGARGAANAAGGGAGADPQAGERSARPPGANPTVPGDGAGRAPVRVPGAGPAGAQVWATFTPISSPMPAPWEGGSSRGSWGSPGSLPAARSPPPTHRDVVAVSRNMQKEKVSLLRQLELLRELNTRLRDDRDACEARQAASSCRKALTTARLPGPTCCCCCCWARPPRRGSGHLPSAR; from the exons ATGCCCGCAGGGATGTTTGTGGGGGTGGAGTCGGCCCAGGGAGCGAACCCCTGCAGGACTCCCGAGGAGACCTTCGAGTCGGGCGGGCTCGACGTGCGGGGCACGGGGGGGTCTctggatgaggaggaggaagaggaggagccatACCACACGGCGCTGGAGCAGCTTGGGGTGGCCCCGGTCCTGGGCGA GCAGCGGGCTGTGAGGACACTCTGGGCCAGGCTGCAGCGCGAGCGCCCCGAGCTGCTGAGATCTTTCGAGGATGTTCTGATACGCGCGTCGGCCTGCCTGGAGGAGGCGGCCCGGGAGCGCGACGGCCTGGAGCAGGCGCTGCGGAG GCGCGAGAGCGAGCACGAGAGGGAGGTGCGCGCTCTGTACGAGGAGACGGAGCAGCTTCGTGAGCAGAGCCGGCGCCCGCCGAGTCAGGTGGGCCTCGGGCCCCGCCCCTCCCGCCAGGCCCAATCCCACCTCGCTGGCCTCCCTGGCTCCGCCTTCTCTGAATTAATCCCTCCCCGACGGCCCCACCTCCGCGGGTCCAGGCTGCACTCAGCCCAAGGAGACCCCACTGGGCCTCACCTATCACCCCCGCCCGGTCTTCTCCACCCGACCCCGCTCCGCCCTGGcccactcccagcccctggccctcCGTGTACCCATTTTGCACGGCCGAGCGGCCGGCGGAGGCTCAGTGGTCTTCCGTGCGTCCCAGAACTTCGCCCGCGGGGAGCGGAGAAGCCGCCTGGAGCTGGAGCTGCAGAGCCGCGAGCAGGACCTGGAACGCGCGGGCCTGCGGCAGCGGGAG TTAGAACAGCAGCTGCACGCCCGGGCTGCGGAGCACCTGGAGGCGCAGGCCCAGAACTCCCAGCTGTGGCGGGCGCACGAGGCGCTGCGAACGCAGCTGGAGGGGGCGCAGGAGCAGATCCGCAGGCTGGAGAGCGAAGCGCGAGGCCGCCAGGAGCAAACCCAACGGTGCCCGGGGATGGGGCTGGGCGGGCCCCGGTGCGTGTcccgggggcggggccggcggGCGCTCAGGTCTGGGCCACTTTCACCCCCATCTCAAGTCCCATGCCCGCCCCGTGGGAGGGAGGGTCTTCTAGGGGGTCCTGGGGCTCCCCAGGGAGCCTTCCTGCAGCCAGGTCACCACCTCCCACCCACAGAGACGTGGTCGCCGTCTCCAGGAACATGCAGAAAGAGAAAGTCAGCCTGCTACGGCAACTGGAGCTGCTCAG GGAGCTGAATACACGGCTGCGGGATGACAGGGACGCCTGCGAGGCCAGGCAGGCGGCCAGCAGCTGCAGGAAGGCTCTGACAACAGCCCGCTTGCCTGGGcccacctgctgctgctgctgttgctgggcTCGGCCCCCCAGACGCGGCTCTGGCCACCTTCCCAGTGCCCGGTGA